One Chloroflexota bacterium DNA segment encodes these proteins:
- the aspS gene encoding aspartate--tRNA ligase: MLRTHTCGQLTARDIGRAVTLAGWVHRRRDHGGLIFIDLRDREGLVQVVFNPEVSATGHKLADSLRSEHVVRVWGEVARRPAGTENPKLSSGEIELIATKCDILNTSKNPPFYINEETEVDENIRLKYRYLDLRRQRMKDNVVLRHRLIKFLRDFLDARGFIEIETPILIKSTPEGARDFLVPSRLHSGKFYALPQSPQQLKQLLMVAGFEKYFQVARCFRDEDLRADRQPEFTQLDLEMSFVDEEDILNLLEDMLISLVETVKPSMRVIKPFPRFSYAEIMEHYGTDKPDVRFGLEFRDLTDIAAASDFAIFRDVARRGGKVKGICAPGCAGYTRHQLEELTNLSKTFGAKGLATLALKGGDSGLSADTASSVVGRFLSTEQIAEMANRFGAKGGDLLLIVADTPEVVNRVLGQIRLEMGRKLRLIDPNMLAFAFVLDFPLLQRSEAESRWEPTHHPFTAPKEEDIPLLDIAPEKVRARHYDIVCNGYEISSGSIRIHRRQLQEKIFQLLGYSQEDAQHRFGQLLEALEYGAPPHGGIAPGIDRLVMLLAGEDNIREVIPFPKTQSAYDPLFDAPSEVSEEQLKELHLIVDREV, encoded by the coding sequence TTGCTTCGGACACACACCTGTGGACAGTTGACAGCAAGAGACATCGGCAGGGCAGTAACCCTCGCCGGCTGGGTGCATCGTCGCAGGGATCACGGGGGACTGATTTTCATTGACCTCAGGGACAGAGAGGGGTTGGTTCAGGTGGTATTCAATCCTGAGGTATCTGCCACAGGGCATAAACTGGCTGACAGCCTGCGCAGCGAGCACGTAGTCAGAGTGTGGGGCGAGGTGGCTCGCCGCCCCGCGGGCACAGAGAACCCAAAGCTATCGAGCGGTGAAATCGAACTGATCGCCACAAAGTGTGACATCCTCAATACTTCGAAAAATCCCCCCTTCTATATCAACGAGGAGACCGAGGTGGACGAGAACATCAGGCTGAAATATCGCTACCTGGACCTGCGCCGACAGCGGATGAAGGATAACGTCGTCCTTCGTCACCGGCTAATAAAGTTCCTCCGCGATTTCCTTGATGCCAGGGGATTCATTGAGATTGAGACACCCATCCTCATCAAGAGCACCCCCGAGGGAGCCAGAGATTTCCTGGTGCCCAGCCGTCTCCACAGCGGCAAGTTCTATGCTCTTCCTCAGTCACCTCAGCAACTGAAACAACTACTCATGGTGGCTGGGTTTGAGAAATACTTCCAGGTGGCGCGATGCTTCCGTGATGAAGACTTGCGTGCCGATCGCCAGCCAGAGTTCACCCAGCTTGACCTGGAGATGAGTTTCGTTGACGAAGAGGACATACTCAACCTGCTGGAGGACATGCTTATCTCCCTGGTGGAGACAGTCAAGCCTTCTATGAGGGTCATCAAGCCTTTCCCTCGTTTCTCCTATGCTGAGATAATGGAGCACTATGGGACCGACAAGCCCGACGTTCGCTTCGGCCTGGAATTTCGTGACCTGACGGATATCGCTGCTGCATCGGACTTCGCTATCTTTCGAGACGTGGCAAGGCGGGGAGGCAAAGTAAAAGGCATCTGCGCTCCCGGTTGTGCCGGATATACCCGGCACCAGCTTGAGGAACTGACGAATCTGAGCAAGACGTTCGGGGCTAAAGGGCTGGCCACTCTGGCCTTGAAGGGAGGGGACAGCGGCCTGTCAGCAGACACAGCCAGCTCTGTCGTTGGCCGATTCTTGAGTACGGAGCAGATAGCGGAAATGGCCAACCGCTTCGGAGCCAAGGGTGGGGATCTTCTCCTCATAGTCGCTGACACACCGGAGGTGGTCAACAGAGTTCTGGGGCAGATAAGGCTGGAGATGGGACGCAAGCTCAGGCTTATTGATCCCAATATGCTTGCCTTTGCCTTCGTCCTTGATTTCCCCTTGTTACAGCGTAGCGAAGCCGAGAGTCGCTGGGAGCCGACGCACCACCCTTTCACTGCCCCCAAGGAGGAAGACATCCCACTGCTAGATATCGCACCGGAAAAGGTAAGAGCTAGACACTATGACATCGTCTGTAACGGCTACGAAATCTCCAGCGGCAGCATCCGTATTCACCGGCGGCAGTTGCAGGAGAAGATATTTCAATTACTTGGCTACAGTCAGGAAGATGCCCAGCATCGCTTTGGACAATTGCTTGAGGCGCTGGAGTATGGCGCACCTCCTCATGGCGGTATTGCGCCAGGCATTGACCGTCTGGTAATGTTACTAGCCGGTGAAGACAATATCCGGGAAGTGATCCCTTTCCCCAAGACTCAAAGCGCCTATGACCCGCTATTCGACGCCCCTTCGGAGGTATCCGAAGAACAATTGAAGGAACTACACCTTATAGTGGATAGGGAAGTCTAG
- a CDS encoding IS1/IS6 family transposase, giving the protein MVNLEIRREMISMNEVVSEARCKHCNSPNVVRFGTRKGTQYYFCKDCRRKFVPNTLPKMKTPTRIVASALGQYYGGMPLDSIQRQLQQDYNLYMSEAGIYKWVIRFSKDAVENAKAFTPKVGDVWVADETMIDAEGRKLWFWDIIDRDTRYLLASHLTETRGTKDARVLMEKAYKVAGKAPKAIITDRLRSYIDAIELTFGADTEHIQTRPFVEGDSTNLIERFHGTLKDRMNVVRGFQNPTTAKLLTDAWLVHYNFFKEHTALGDVPPAQKMGIAVPFEDWNGVLKAVQDTTVRPISIGRATEPKPCPKRRRSRSLKGKHKPITQAVVKGR; this is encoded by the coding sequence GTGGTAAACCTAGAAATCAGAAGGGAGATGATCTCTATGAATGAGGTTGTGAGTGAAGCAAGGTGTAAACACTGTAATTCACCGAACGTAGTCAGATTTGGTACACGCAAAGGCACGCAGTATTACTTCTGCAAGGACTGTAGGCGTAAGTTTGTGCCTAACACCCTTCCTAAAATGAAGACGCCTACCAGGATAGTAGCCTCGGCTCTCGGTCAGTATTATGGCGGTATGCCTCTTGACTCCATCCAGAGACAGCTTCAACAGGACTACAACCTCTATATGTCAGAGGCAGGCATCTACAAGTGGGTGATACGCTTCTCCAAAGATGCAGTAGAAAATGCAAAGGCGTTTACTCCCAAAGTAGGCGATGTATGGGTTGCCGACGAGACTATGATAGATGCCGAAGGTAGGAAGTTATGGTTTTGGGACATCATAGACCGAGACACACGCTATCTATTGGCTTCACACCTTACGGAAACCAGGGGTACAAAGGATGCCAGAGTCCTGATGGAGAAGGCGTATAAGGTAGCGGGCAAAGCACCAAAGGCCATAATTACAGATAGGCTTCGTTCCTATATTGATGCGATTGAGCTAACCTTCGGGGCAGACACAGAGCATATTCAGACGAGGCCGTTTGTTGAGGGCGACAGCACCAATCTGATAGAACGCTTTCACGGCACGCTCAAAGACCGCATGAATGTCGTCAGAGGTTTTCAGAATCCGACTACGGCAAAGCTGCTGACTGACGCCTGGCTGGTGCATTACAACTTCTTCAAAGAGCACACGGCATTGGGAGATGTACCACCAGCACAGAAGATGGGAATAGCAGTGCCCTTTGAGGACTGGAACGGTGTGCTCAAGGCTGTTCAAGACACCACAGTAAGGCCTATCTCCATAGGGAGAGCTACAGAGCCTAAGCCTTGTCCAAAACGTAGGCGTTCAAGGTCGCTAAAGGGTAAACATAAACCTATCACACAAGCGGTAGTTAAGGGTAGGTAA
- a CDS encoding ATP-dependent Clp protease proteolytic subunit, translating to MPSGVIPMVIESGARGERAFDIYSLLLRERIVFLGMPINDQMANLIIAQLLYLEREDPDKDINLYINCPGGVISSGLAIYDTMQIIRPAVSTICVGMAASMGTLLLAAGTKGKRYALPNATIHMHQAVGGAQGQAADIEIAAREIMRLQDIIRTILAKHTGQPVEKIIHDTDRDFYLSPEQAIEYGLIDEILKKPQA from the coding sequence ATGCCGAGTGGGGTAATTCCCATGGTGATCGAATCTGGTGCCCGGGGCGAGCGCGCCTTTGATATATACTCGCTACTCCTGCGCGAGCGCATCGTCTTCCTGGGTATGCCTATCAACGACCAGATGGCCAACCTCATTATTGCCCAGCTCCTGTACCTGGAGCGCGAAGACCCTGATAAGGACATCAATCTCTATATCAATTGCCCCGGTGGCGTCATCAGCTCCGGTCTGGCTATTTACGATACCATGCAGATTATCAGACCCGCTGTGTCCACCATCTGTGTGGGCATGGCCGCCAGCATGGGCACCCTCCTCCTGGCCGCTGGGACCAAAGGGAAGCGCTATGCCCTGCCCAATGCTACCATCCACATGCACCAGGCCGTGGGTGGTGCTCAAGGCCAGGCCGCAGACATAGAGATTGCTGCCAGGGAGATTATGCGACTGCAGGATATAATTCGCACCATACTGGCGAAGCACACTGGTCAGCCGGTAGAGAAGATTATCCACGATACCGACCGTGACTTCTACCTTAGCCCTGAGCAGGCAATAGAATACGGCCTTATAGACGAGATCCTGAAGAAACCCCAGGCATAA
- a CDS encoding ribonuclease HI family protein, whose translation MDKPDNKRRLAIYVDGASRGNPGPSGVGIVIEDGDGVTKVKISSYIGRATNNQAEYRALIVGLREAVRLEAEHVEIKSDSELLVKQVCGRYKIRNAMLRALFEEVKQLLASFRSSAISYIPRHQNRAADALANQALDRQLHS comes from the coding sequence GTGGATAAACCAGACAACAAACGACGCCTGGCTATTTATGTGGATGGCGCCTCAAGGGGTAACCCGGGACCGTCTGGGGTAGGCATTGTCATAGAAGACGGAGACGGCGTAACCAAAGTGAAGATTTCCAGCTATATCGGGCGGGCTACCAACAACCAGGCCGAGTACCGGGCGTTGATCGTGGGCCTGAGGGAGGCGGTGAGGTTAGAAGCTGAGCACGTGGAGATAAAGTCGGATTCAGAGCTATTGGTAAAACAGGTTTGTGGTAGATACAAGATACGGAATGCTATGCTGAGGGCTCTCTTCGAAGAGGTGAAGCAACTTCTGGCGAGTTTCAGGTCCTCTGCCATATCCTACATCCCGCGCCACCAGAATAGAGCTGCCGATGCTTTGGCCAATCAGGCGCTCGACCGCCAGCTTCACAGTTGA
- a CDS encoding phenylalanine--tRNA ligase subunit beta, with protein MKVSLNWLREYVDIAVPVKELAGRLTMSGSEVRSAQTIGRAWDNIVVGKVAAVKPHPNADRLKLVTVDLGLERCTVICGAPNVRMGDKVPLARVGAQLIDSHSGEAVRLKREKIRGVISEGMACSEKELGISDSHEGLMVLPPEAPIGVPLADYLGDAILDIEVTPNRPDCLSVIGIAREVAALTRQGIRLSPSLYAEEGPAIEQKVTVSISDVDLCSRYCASLVEGVKVAPSPSWMQQRLLACSMRPINNIVDVTNYVMLEYGQPLHAFDFRQIGGGEIIVRRASSEERITSLDGVERILSPEMLVIADNEIPIAIAGVMGGADSEVIDITTSVLLESANFNPVSIRRTSRNLKLRSEASLRFERGISPELTMPALKRATQLILQLAGGKAARGIVDVYPGRKDARQIQLSAVQVKRLLGVEMKREQIIEILTSLGFECQPSNSLEVNVTVPYWRMDIMGTADLVEELARIVGYDRIPATMLTGQLPGQHVDPVVTLREKLRDLMVGCGFQEVISYSLVSQQRLGTAIPMERTLRVANPLSVEQEYLRTSLRPSLLTLLRSNQRYEEGGIKLFEIGKVYLPRQRDLPEERETLAGVISGTRGGLSWLGEKGWLDFFDAKGALDALLGALGIEADFRAVSREGLHPGRAAEIVVGDEVVGVIGEVHPGVAESLELLSQPVALFEFDIEKLVPRMTSGAKYRPLSRFPESVRDIALVLDMGIPAKRVKDIISSYPLVVRVALFDVYVGEQIPRGKKSLAFRVAYQSPAHTLSDEKVEAVEKEILAKLSQELGASLRG; from the coding sequence ATGAAGGTCTCTCTTAATTGGCTCCGAGAGTATGTTGACATTGCCGTGCCCGTCAAGGAACTGGCAGGCAGGTTGACTATGTCTGGCAGCGAGGTGAGAAGTGCCCAGACCATCGGCCGAGCTTGGGATAACATAGTAGTCGGTAAGGTAGCGGCTGTGAAGCCCCACCCGAACGCAGATCGGCTCAAGCTGGTTACCGTAGATTTGGGTCTGGAGCGTTGCACCGTGATTTGTGGAGCTCCTAACGTCCGCATGGGTGACAAAGTTCCCCTTGCCAGAGTGGGTGCGCAACTGATTGATAGCCATAGCGGGGAAGCCGTTCGACTCAAACGGGAAAAGATCAGAGGCGTAATCTCCGAAGGGATGGCCTGTTCTGAGAAGGAATTGGGTATCTCTGACAGCCACGAGGGGCTAATGGTCTTGCCGCCGGAGGCGCCGATAGGCGTTCCTCTGGCTGATTACCTTGGCGACGCAATTCTTGACATTGAGGTGACTCCTAACCGCCCCGATTGCCTCTCCGTAATAGGGATAGCCAGAGAGGTTGCGGCCTTGACCAGACAGGGAATTAGATTGTCACCATCTCTCTACGCGGAGGAGGGGCCAGCCATAGAGCAAAAGGTGACGGTGAGCATTTCTGACGTTGACCTGTGCAGTCGCTACTGTGCTAGTTTAGTCGAAGGCGTCAAGGTAGCGCCTTCTCCCTCCTGGATGCAGCAAAGGTTGCTGGCTTGTAGTATGAGGCCCATAAACAACATTGTTGACGTGACTAATTATGTCATGCTGGAGTATGGGCAGCCTCTCCACGCCTTCGATTTTCGTCAGATTGGAGGCGGAGAGATCATCGTTCGACGAGCCTCATCCGAAGAGCGTATTACCTCGCTTGATGGTGTGGAGCGGATCCTTAGCCCAGAAATGCTGGTGATTGCGGATAACGAGATTCCTATAGCCATCGCCGGGGTGATGGGGGGTGCCGACAGCGAAGTTATTGATATCACTACATCAGTATTGCTGGAGTCGGCCAACTTCAATCCGGTAAGCATCCGACGCACTTCCAGGAATCTGAAGCTTCGTAGTGAGGCTTCCCTACGCTTTGAAAGGGGGATCAGCCCGGAGCTCACTATGCCCGCGCTTAAGCGGGCCACGCAGTTGATATTACAACTGGCTGGAGGCAAAGCCGCCAGGGGCATTGTTGACGTTTACCCAGGCAGGAAAGACGCCCGGCAAATCCAGCTTTCTGCTGTCCAGGTGAAACGTTTGCTGGGTGTTGAAATGAAAAGGGAGCAAATTATCGAAATATTGACTTCACTGGGCTTTGAATGCCAGCCGAGCAACTCTTTGGAGGTGAACGTCACTGTTCCTTACTGGCGTATGGACATAATGGGGACTGCTGATTTGGTGGAGGAACTAGCCCGCATTGTCGGTTATGATCGTATCCCCGCCACTATGCTTACTGGCCAATTGCCTGGTCAGCATGTTGATCCGGTGGTCACTCTGCGGGAGAAGTTGCGGGACCTCATGGTGGGCTGTGGCTTCCAGGAAGTGATCAGTTACTCGCTGGTGAGTCAACAGAGGCTGGGCACAGCGATTCCAATGGAGCGCACTTTGCGAGTGGCTAATCCGTTGTCTGTGGAGCAGGAGTATCTGCGCACTAGCTTGCGCCCTTCCCTTCTTACTCTGCTTCGCTCTAATCAGAGATATGAGGAAGGGGGCATCAAGCTTTTCGAAATTGGCAAGGTATATCTGCCCAGGCAGAGGGATCTGCCCGAAGAGAGGGAGACGCTGGCCGGAGTGATCAGTGGGACTCGGGGCGGGCTGTCGTGGTTAGGTGAAAAAGGCTGGCTCGACTTCTTCGATGCCAAGGGAGCCCTAGATGCTCTTCTAGGGGCATTGGGGATTGAAGCGGATTTTCGGGCTGTCAGCAGAGAAGGTCTACATCCTGGCAGGGCGGCAGAGATAGTGGTGGGTGACGAAGTGGTAGGGGTCATAGGCGAGGTACACCCCGGGGTGGCGGAGAGCCTGGAACTTCTTTCCCAACCAGTAGCCTTGTTTGAGTTTGATATAGAGAAGTTAGTCCCCCGTATGACTTCGGGCGCTAAGTATCGACCTCTTTCTCGCTTCCCCGAATCCGTCAGGGATATTGCTCTGGTGCTGGATATGGGCATACCGGCTAAAAGGGTGAAGGACATTATTTCCAGCTATCCCTTGGTGGTCCGGGTGGCGCTCTTTGATGTGTATGTCGGTGAGCAGATACCACGGGGTAAAAAATCGCTGGCTTTCAGGGTAGCGTACCAATCGCCCGCCCATACCCTCAGCGACGAAAAGGTGGAAGCAGTCGAGAAGGAAATCCTGGCCAAGCTTTCCCAGGAGCTTGGGGCCTCTCTGCGTGGCTAG
- the tig gene encoding trigger factor has translation MMKIKTQEFENGQAVLHIEVEPSEMDKSLDETYRRLAKKVNIPGFRKGKAPRPILERFVGKEALQEEALEHLIPQLCDKAAQEQNLEVIAQPETEVLDLDPVVVFKATFPLRPKVEIGDYHTIRLAPEPVEVTEQDTNRVMEQIRDQHALWIPVERPLEYGDMATLDIEQKREEAAPTTYKGQQIPIIEGSKLPMPGFAENLVGMRKNEEKEFSLSFPEDYEVPRFAGEKFDFKVKVTEIKEKQLPELNDEFAKSVGQDIETLDVLRDKLTASLKAGAERSVRRDFEQKVIDAVVALAKVEFPPVMVEQEIDNLLRERDIMLRSQGGLENYLRNIKKTEEEMREELRPKATQRLTQSLVLGKVVEEEKIEVSDAEIDAEAEKMISEANEYNVETLRNLLNTPQGRRSVQESLMAQKVVQRLTEIAIGSLIEVEAKEEGAGEESGAPAETEQAGEQSPQEGGADGEVKGEQS, from the coding sequence ATGATGAAAATCAAAACACAGGAGTTCGAAAATGGCCAGGCAGTCCTCCACATTGAAGTGGAACCATCTGAGATGGACAAATCTCTGGATGAGACCTATCGCCGCCTGGCAAAGAAAGTGAACATTCCCGGCTTTCGCAAAGGGAAGGCCCCTCGTCCGATACTGGAGAGGTTCGTCGGCAAAGAAGCATTGCAGGAGGAGGCCCTAGAACACTTGATACCTCAACTGTGTGATAAGGCCGCCCAGGAACAGAATCTGGAGGTTATCGCTCAACCTGAGACGGAGGTTCTCGATCTCGATCCCGTAGTAGTGTTTAAGGCTACCTTCCCTCTTCGTCCCAAGGTCGAGATCGGCGACTACCATACTATCAGACTCGCCCCAGAGCCTGTCGAGGTTACCGAGCAAGACACCAACAGGGTCATGGAGCAAATCCGCGACCAGCATGCGCTGTGGATTCCAGTAGAGCGCCCTCTAGAGTATGGAGACATGGCCACCCTGGACATAGAGCAGAAAAGGGAGGAAGCTGCTCCCACCACCTACAAAGGCCAACAGATACCGATAATCGAGGGTTCCAAGCTCCCCATGCCGGGTTTTGCCGAAAACCTGGTAGGCATGCGAAAGAATGAAGAGAAGGAGTTCTCTCTCTCTTTCCCCGAAGACTATGAAGTGCCGCGCTTTGCCGGTGAGAAGTTCGATTTCAAGGTGAAGGTGACCGAGATCAAGGAGAAGCAGCTCCCTGAGTTGAATGACGAATTTGCGAAGAGCGTTGGCCAGGACATTGAGACCCTTGATGTCCTCCGCGACAAGCTCACTGCCAGCCTGAAAGCAGGAGCAGAACGTAGTGTCAGGAGAGATTTTGAGCAAAAGGTGATCGATGCAGTAGTCGCCTTGGCTAAGGTGGAGTTCCCGCCTGTCATGGTGGAGCAAGAAATTGACAACCTCCTCCGTGAGAGAGATATTATGTTGAGATCGCAGGGAGGCCTGGAGAACTATCTTCGAAACATCAAGAAGACCGAAGAGGAGATGAGGGAGGAGCTACGGCCTAAAGCTACCCAGCGGCTCACTCAGTCCCTGGTCCTGGGCAAGGTAGTTGAAGAAGAGAAGATCGAGGTCAGTGACGCCGAGATAGATGCCGAAGCTGAAAAGATGATCAGCGAGGCCAACGAGTACAACGTTGAAACGCTGAGAAATCTACTTAACACGCCTCAAGGACGCCGATCGGTCCAGGAAAGCCTGATGGCACAGAAGGTTGTGCAGCGCCTTACGGAGATAGCCATTGGCAGCTTAATCGAGGTAGAAGCTAAGGAGGAAGGTGCCGGGGAGGAGAGTGGCGCTCCGGCTGAAACAGAACAGGCTGGAGAGCAGTCCCCGCAAGAGGGTGGGGCCGATGGTGAGGTAAAGGGAGAGCAAAGCTAG